A stretch of Sphingomonas sp. JUb134 DNA encodes these proteins:
- the ligA gene encoding NAD-dependent DNA ligase LigA — MDPLPQTDQDAAQELAALSAEIARHNQLYHDADAPEISDADYDALVRRNAAIEAAFPHLVLSDSAARQVGATPTGHLAKVAHARPMLSLDNAFTDEEVADFVGRVRRFLALGGDAPVVLTAEPKIDGLSCSLRYEDRRLVRALTRGDGAVGEDVTANVRTIADIPETLPEDAPELFEVRGEVYMEKAAFAALNARLLAEAVDPAKARQFANPRNAAAGSLRQKDAGVTATRPLRFLMHGWGETSSLPGETQAAVVAAIAGWGFPVADSFALTPTLEDALGVYRAIEAQRADLPFDIDGVVYKVDRLDWQARLGQVGRAPRWALAHKFPAERAQTTLERIDIQVGRTGKLTPVARLEAVTVGGVVVTNATLHNADEIARLGVRPGDRVVLQRAGDVIPQIVENLTRDVAREPWAFPTHCPECGSDAVAEEGEVDIRCTGGLICPAQRVERFKHFASRGALDIEGLGATTIEAFVRDGLLHSPADIFRLKDRRADILARERWAEISVDNLLAAIEAKREPDPVRLLFGLGIRHIGIVTARDLLKRYATLPAIQLLADEIIALRQGMAPVVGESDQKFQARVDKAIAEHIGVENVGAAVGHALADFFAEPHNRDLWADLLGEVSPPAFVPEIRDSEVTGLTVVFTGTLETMSRDEAKAQAEALGARVAGSVSAKTGLVVAGANAGSKLKKAAELGVRVVNEREWAQIVTTAG; from the coding sequence ATGGACCCGCTGCCCCAGACCGACCAGGACGCCGCCCAGGAGCTCGCCGCGCTCTCCGCGGAGATCGCGCGCCACAACCAGCTCTATCACGACGCCGATGCGCCGGAGATCAGCGACGCGGACTATGACGCGCTGGTCCGCCGCAATGCCGCGATCGAGGCCGCCTTCCCGCACCTGGTGCTGAGCGACTCGGCGGCGCGTCAGGTGGGTGCGACGCCGACCGGGCACTTGGCCAAGGTGGCGCATGCGCGGCCAATGCTGAGCCTGGACAATGCTTTTACGGACGAGGAAGTCGCGGACTTCGTCGGGCGCGTGCGGCGGTTCCTGGCGCTGGGTGGCGATGCGCCGGTGGTGCTGACCGCCGAGCCCAAGATCGACGGGCTTTCCTGTTCGCTCCGCTATGAGGACCGGCGGCTGGTGCGCGCGCTGACCCGCGGCGACGGCGCCGTGGGTGAGGACGTGACGGCGAACGTCCGCACCATCGCCGACATTCCCGAGACTCTGCCCGAGGACGCGCCCGAACTCTTCGAGGTGCGCGGCGAGGTCTATATGGAGAAGGCGGCGTTCGCCGCGCTGAACGCACGGCTGCTGGCCGAGGCGGTCGATCCCGCCAAGGCGCGACAGTTCGCGAACCCGCGCAACGCGGCCGCCGGATCGCTGCGCCAGAAGGATGCGGGGGTGACCGCCACCCGCCCCTTGCGGTTCCTGATGCACGGGTGGGGCGAGACCAGCAGCCTGCCGGGCGAGACCCAGGCTGCCGTGGTGGCGGCGATCGCCGGCTGGGGCTTCCCCGTCGCCGACAGCTTCGCGCTGACCCCGACGCTGGAGGACGCGCTGGGAGTGTATCGGGCGATCGAGGCGCAGCGTGCGGACCTGCCGTTCGACATCGACGGCGTGGTCTACAAGGTCGACCGGCTCGACTGGCAGGCGCGGCTCGGCCAGGTCGGGCGCGCGCCGCGCTGGGCGCTGGCGCACAAGTTCCCGGCCGAGCGCGCGCAGACGACGCTGGAGCGGATCGACATCCAGGTCGGCCGTACGGGCAAGCTGACGCCGGTCGCGCGGCTGGAGGCGGTGACGGTCGGCGGCGTGGTCGTCACCAACGCGACGCTGCACAACGCCGACGAGATCGCGCGACTGGGCGTGCGGCCGGGCGACCGCGTGGTGCTGCAACGCGCCGGCGACGTGATCCCGCAGATCGTCGAGAACCTGACCCGCGACGTGGCGCGCGAGCCTTGGGCGTTCCCCACCCACTGCCCTGAGTGCGGCTCCGATGCGGTGGCCGAAGAAGGCGAGGTCGACATTCGCTGCACCGGCGGCCTCATCTGCCCGGCGCAGCGGGTCGAGCGCTTCAAGCACTTCGCCAGCCGTGGCGCGCTCGACATCGAGGGGCTGGGCGCGACCACGATCGAGGCGTTCGTGCGCGACGGGCTGCTGCATTCGCCGGCGGACATCTTTCGCCTGAAGGACCGGCGCGCCGACATCCTGGCGCGCGAACGCTGGGCGGAGATCTCGGTCGACAACCTGCTGGCCGCGATCGAGGCAAAGCGGGAACCCGACCCCGTGCGGCTGCTGTTCGGCCTCGGCATCCGCCACATCGGCATCGTAACCGCGCGCGACCTGCTCAAACGCTATGCCACCCTGCCCGCGATTCAGCTGCTGGCCGACGAGATCATCGCGTTGCGCCAGGGCATGGCGCCCGTGGTCGGCGAGAGCGACCAGAAGTTCCAGGCGCGCGTCGACAAGGCCATCGCCGAGCACATCGGCGTCGAGAACGTCGGCGCGGCGGTGGGCCACGCGCTCGCCGACTTCTTCGCAGAACCGCACAACCGGGATCTTTGGGCGGACTTGCTGGGCGAAGTATCGCCGCCCGCCTTCGTGCCGGAGATTCGCGACTCGGAAGTAACCGGCCTCACCGTGGTGTTCACCGGAACGCTGGAGACGATGTCGCGCGACGAGGCGAAGGCGCAGGCGGAGGCGCTGGGCGCGCGCGTCGCAGGGTCCGTGTCCGCCAAGACCGGGCTGGTCGTCGCCGGTGCGAACGCCGGCTCCAAGCTCAAGAAGGCCGCGGAATTGGGGGTCCGCGTGGTAAACGAGCGCGAGTGGGCGCAAATCGTTACGACAGCAGGCTAA
- a CDS encoding TonB-dependent receptor — MRTKLFAGVAFAALVIPAAAMAQSTASQEFNEGSEVVVTGRADRTIGGVDLPNQPKAQVVLDSEIIQRQRPGQTINDVINLVPGVSFQNNDPYGSSGGGFRIRGFDSSRISQTLDGIPLNDSGNYAIYTNQQVDSEIIDNVSVNLGATDVDSPTASAVGGTVNLRTRVPGDELGAMFTASYGEYDYHRVFGMIDTGDITGMGTKAFASASWVSYDNPFNNYGRIKKQQYNARIYQDLGGNGDFISIAGHYNQARNNFFGSGPLRGDPGRETGTGSGNRFPTSFDEASYDVPVCSTDTPETGVVDSTNSCGTQYDRRYNPSNTGNIRGSSRFTLADGLTLTVDPSYQYTKANGGGTVTGREGVRTINGVNYTGFIGGQYYFGRDLNFDGDVLDTCSTSGAACASSNANGVTLLAPSQTVTNRYMVISNLVYQINDAHRVRLSYTYDRARHRQTGETGFLYSNGEPFDVFPINDPITDLNGNVVQKRDRKSYAILNQVSGQYRGEFLENNLVLDLGLRVPFFKRDLNQNCFTTAANGNVDCVASDNASGYAAANPNYAAPRSRDYTYNRALPNVGLTYNITPQASIFASYAKGLSVPGTDTLYSALYFADGTEGADPAPETTDSFDLGLRYRSGIVTAQLGGYYIKFKNRIATAFDAELGESVSRNIGKVDRYGFDGSISVQPIREITAYVFGSYLNSEIQDDVQTGANTFLPTAGKQESGLSKWSFGGRLQGTLGPVELGAQVKYTGPRYINDINEPLVQTISGVVTDVFPAKVDGYTLVDLDARFSLAQFGLDKTFFQLNVSNLFNEFYVGYISGSSNNTSVPFVQFGAPRAVSGSIVIGF, encoded by the coding sequence ATGCGTACGAAGCTTTTTGCAGGCGTGGCTTTTGCCGCGCTGGTCATTCCGGCTGCCGCAATGGCGCAGTCGACTGCATCGCAGGAGTTTAACGAGGGTAGCGAAGTCGTCGTCACGGGCCGGGCCGATCGCACGATCGGGGGCGTGGACCTTCCGAACCAGCCCAAGGCGCAGGTGGTCCTCGACAGCGAGATCATCCAGCGGCAGCGTCCGGGCCAGACGATCAACGACGTCATCAACCTGGTTCCGGGTGTCAGCTTCCAGAACAACGACCCCTATGGTTCGTCGGGCGGTGGCTTCCGCATCCGCGGCTTCGACTCGTCGCGCATTTCGCAGACGCTGGACGGCATTCCGCTGAACGACAGCGGCAACTATGCCATCTACACCAACCAGCAGGTCGACAGCGAGATCATCGACAACGTCAGCGTCAACCTGGGCGCGACCGACGTCGACAGCCCGACTGCCTCGGCCGTCGGCGGCACCGTGAACCTGCGCACCCGCGTCCCCGGCGACGAGCTGGGCGCGATGTTCACCGCTTCCTATGGTGAGTACGACTATCACCGCGTGTTCGGCATGATCGACACCGGCGACATCACCGGCATGGGCACCAAGGCGTTCGCCTCGGCCTCGTGGGTTTCGTACGACAACCCGTTCAACAACTACGGCCGCATCAAGAAGCAGCAGTACAACGCTCGCATCTACCAGGATCTGGGCGGCAACGGCGACTTCATCTCGATCGCAGGCCACTACAACCAGGCTCGCAACAACTTCTTCGGTTCGGGTCCGCTGCGTGGCGATCCCGGCCGCGAGACCGGCACCGGCAGCGGCAACCGCTTCCCGACCAGCTTCGACGAAGCCAGCTACGACGTTCCGGTGTGCAGCACCGACACGCCGGAGACCGGCGTGGTCGATTCGACGAACAGCTGCGGCACCCAGTATGACCGCCGCTACAACCCGTCGAACACCGGCAACATCCGTGGTTCGTCGCGCTTCACGCTCGCCGATGGCCTGACCCTGACGGTTGATCCCAGCTATCAGTACACCAAGGCGAACGGCGGCGGCACGGTGACGGGCCGCGAGGGCGTCCGCACCATCAACGGCGTCAACTACACGGGCTTCATCGGCGGCCAGTACTACTTCGGCCGTGACCTGAACTTCGACGGCGACGTACTCGACACCTGCAGCACCAGCGGCGCGGCATGCGCCAGCAGCAACGCCAACGGCGTCACCCTGCTCGCTCCGAGCCAGACCGTGACCAACCGGTACATGGTGATCTCGAACCTGGTGTATCAGATCAACGACGCACACCGCGTCCGCTTGTCCTACACCTACGATCGCGCGCGCCATCGTCAGACCGGCGAGACCGGCTTCCTGTACAGCAACGGCGAACCGTTCGACGTGTTCCCGATCAACGACCCGATCACGGACCTCAACGGCAACGTCGTTCAGAAGCGTGATCGCAAGTCGTACGCGATCCTGAACCAGGTGTCGGGCCAGTACCGCGGCGAGTTCCTCGAGAACAACCTCGTCCTCGACCTCGGCCTGCGCGTGCCGTTCTTCAAGCGCGACCTGAACCAGAACTGCTTCACCACGGCAGCCAACGGCAACGTCGACTGCGTCGCCTCGGACAACGCCTCCGGCTATGCGGCGGCCAACCCGAACTATGCGGCACCGCGCTCGCGTGATTACACGTACAACCGTGCGCTTCCGAACGTCGGCCTGACCTACAACATCACGCCGCAGGCGAGCATCTTCGCCAGCTACGCGAAGGGCCTCTCGGTCCCGGGCACCGACACGCTGTACAGCGCGCTGTACTTCGCCGATGGCACGGAAGGGGCCGATCCGGCACCGGAAACCACGGACAGCTTCGACCTCGGTCTGCGCTACCGCTCCGGCATCGTCACGGCGCAGCTGGGCGGCTATTACATCAAGTTCAAGAACCGCATCGCGACCGCGTTCGATGCCGAGCTTGGTGAAAGCGTCTCGCGCAACATCGGCAAGGTCGACCGCTACGGCTTCGACGGCAGCATCTCGGTGCAGCCGATCCGCGAGATCACGGCCTATGTCTTCGGTTCGTACCTGAACTCGGAGATCCAGGACGATGTGCAGACCGGTGCGAACACCTTCCTGCCGACCGCCGGCAAGCAGGAGTCGGGCCTGTCGAAGTGGAGCTTCGGTGGTCGCCTGCAGGGTACCCTGGGCCCGGTCGAGCTCGGCGCACAGGTCAAGTACACCGGACCGCGCTACATCAACGACATCAACGAGCCGTTGGTGCAGACGATCTCGGGCGTGGTGACCGATGTCTTCCCGGCAAAGGTGGACGGCTACACGCTGGTCGACCTCGACGCCCGCTTCTCGCTGGCCCAGTTCGGTCTGGACAAGACCTTCTTCCAGCTGAACGTGTCGAACCTCTTCAACGAGTTCTACGTCGGCTACATCAGCGGCAGCTCGAACAACACGAGCGTTCCGTTCGTGCAGTTCGGTGCTCCCCGCGCCGTCAGCGGCTCGATCGTGATCGGCTTCTAA
- a CDS encoding sensor histidine kinase, giving the protein MAAVSSLFSRPFFEEKSRAFWILQAAGWSGYLLLRTVSTVFNAPSLKVVLGVIVESIVGYCLTLLMSVLYGSYRRLPRMWAIICTLLTLFAATLLYAIIETYTFSLSRANAPSTAVLDLSLLPGLLFLTFTVLAGWSALYFGINFYLIVEQQTRTMQALENQASSAQLAMLRYQLNPHFLFNTLNSISTLVLLKHTERANIMLSRLASFLRYTLANEPTAHVTLSQEVETLKLYLDIEKMRFEERLQMRFDIDPRVANARLPSLLLQPLVENAIKYAVTPKEEGAEIAVTARLAGERVQIGVSDTGPGLNEASRRPTLSTGVGLANIRERLAQAYGEDHRLDTRSIPGSGFSVEIEIPFQVEERTREAA; this is encoded by the coding sequence ATGGCTGCCGTGTCTTCCCTGTTCTCGCGCCCGTTCTTCGAAGAGAAGAGCCGCGCCTTCTGGATCCTGCAGGCCGCGGGATGGAGCGGCTATCTGCTGCTGCGCACCGTCTCCACGGTATTCAATGCGCCCAGCCTCAAGGTGGTGCTGGGCGTCATCGTGGAATCCATCGTCGGTTATTGCCTGACGCTGCTGATGTCGGTGCTCTACGGCAGCTATCGGCGCCTGCCCCGGATGTGGGCGATCATCTGCACGCTGCTGACGCTGTTCGCGGCCACGCTGCTCTATGCGATCATCGAGACCTATACCTTCTCGCTCTCGCGCGCCAACGCGCCGTCGACGGCGGTGCTGGACCTCTCGCTGCTGCCGGGGCTGTTGTTCCTCACCTTCACGGTGCTGGCCGGCTGGTCCGCCCTCTATTTCGGCATCAACTTCTACCTGATCGTCGAGCAGCAGACCCGCACCATGCAGGCGCTGGAGAACCAGGCGTCGTCGGCGCAGCTGGCGATGCTGCGCTATCAGCTGAACCCGCACTTCCTGTTCAACACGCTCAACTCGATCTCCACGCTGGTGCTGCTCAAGCACACCGAGCGCGCCAACATCATGCTGTCGCGGCTCGCCTCGTTCCTGCGCTACACGCTCGCCAACGAGCCGACCGCGCATGTGACGCTGTCGCAGGAGGTGGAGACGCTGAAGCTCTACCTCGACATCGAGAAGATGCGCTTCGAGGAGCGGCTGCAGATGCGGTTCGACATCGACCCGCGGGTGGCGAACGCCCGGCTGCCCTCGCTGCTGCTCCAGCCGCTGGTCGAAAACGCCATCAAATACGCGGTCACCCCGAAGGAAGAGGGTGCCGAGATCGCGGTTACGGCTCGGCTCGCCGGGGAACGGGTGCAGATTGGCGTTTCGGATACCGGCCCGGGCTTGAACGAGGCGTCGCGCAGGCCGACCTTGTCGACCGGCGTGGGACTGGCAAACATCCGGGAGCGACTGGCGCAGGCATATGGTGAAGACCATC